A window from Megalobrama amblycephala isolate DHTTF-2021 linkage group LG21, ASM1881202v1, whole genome shotgun sequence encodes these proteins:
- the sox12 gene encoding transcription factor SOX-12, whose product MTLGNLLNRSQRCIMVQQRTHKYLSVMDSNSTREVFVGLAAEDDVEVFGHGPPNKDPNWCKTPTGHIKRPMNAFMVWSQIERRKIMEQWPDMHNAEISKRLGKRWKLLPDYEKIPFIKEAERLRLKHMADYPDYKYRPRKKSKCSTPVKLGEKLPMKSSKPHSVRSSGLSCKGLKIKPASTKHKMNFNGNKYKSYSESMSDDDTMDVNVESPVTLQDDHNPSSHFVLHQQATIQSEDQQPVPELRVKVPISQTSSIQSLSSDSECQAPPESTMSEPQGSTSGRSSTPTSTSSSSLVSSVCSDEELDEELLHIISNSMPMDCSALDKDFEAFHANSGSHFDFPDYCTPEVNEMISGDLLVPSISDLVFTY is encoded by the coding sequence ATGACTCTAGGGAACCTACTGAATAGATCTCAGCGCTGCATCATGGTTCAGCAAAGAACCCACAAATACTTGTCAGTCATGGACAGCAATTCTACCAGAGAGGTGTTTGTGGGACTGGCGGCAGAAGACGATGTTGAGGTGTTTGGACATGGACCTCCAAACAAAGATCCCAACTGGTGCAAAACTCCAACTGGGCACATCAAAAGACCAATGAACGCTTTTATGGTCTGGTCCCAGATTGAGAGACGGAAGATTATGGAGCAGTGGCCTGACATGCACAATGCAGAGATTTCAAAGCGCCTCGGAAAACGATGGAAACTACTGCCCGATTATGAGAAGATACCCTTCATCAAAGAGGCTGAAAGATTGCGTCTAAAGCACATGGCTGACTATCCTGACTACAAGTACCGGCCCAGGAAGAAGAGCAAGTGTTCTACCCCTGTGAAACTTGGCGAGAAGTTGCCAATGAAATCCAGCAAGCCCCATTCAGTAAGATCTAGTGGGCTCTCCTGCAAAGGGCTAAAGATCAAACCTGCTTCTACCAAGCATAAAATGAACTTCAATGGCAATAAATACAAGAGCTACAGCGAGAGCATGAGCGATGACGACACAATGGATGTAAACGTAGAAAGTCCAGTGACTCTGCAAGACGATCACAACCCGTCAAGTCACTTTGTCCTACACCAGCAGGCCACCATTCAATCTGAGGACCAGCAACCAGTTCCTGAGCTCAGAGTGAAAGTGCCCATCTCTCAAACCAGCAGCATCCAGAGTCTCTCCTCGGACAGCGAATGCCAGGCTCCCCCAGAGTCCACGATGAGCGAGCCACAAGGGTCGACGTCTGGAAGATCGTCCACGCCGACCTCAACCAGCTCCTCCTCTTTGGTGTCGTCGGTGTGCTCAGATGAGGAACTGGACGAGGAACTCTTGCATATCATTTCCAACAGTATGCCTATGGACTGCTCTGCTCTGGACAAGGACTTTGAAGCATTTCATGCTAACTCAGGATCCCATTTTGACTTCCCAGATTACTGCACTCCAGAGGTGAACGAAATGATTTCTGGGGACTTGCTCGTGCCCAGTATCTCAGACCTAGTGTTCACCTACTGA